In the Desulfovibrio sp. Huiquan2017 genome, AATTTTCGTCGCCGGACTGGACTACGAGCCTGAGTCCGGGTTCGTTCAGGCCGTATTGCCTGAGCAACCCGACCTCGTCCCCTTCGAAGACGAGCAACGGAACCAACCCGGCCAGGCGATTCAGGTAATCACGAACCCGGGAATCCACGGCCTTGGCCGAAACGTTCCAGGACGCGCCTGGAACCCGCGCCGCCCAATGGCCGCCCGAGGCGACCAGGGTATATGCGTCGCCACCCTGTCGGATGTGCAACGACTTGACCTTGTTCAGGGAATGTGCCAGCCAACGGGACGTCACGACCTGTTTCTCCATACCGGACCTGAGCCAGTACGCGCCACCGGCCAAGGCGGCCGCAAGCACGACAATGACGAGAAACAGAATCCGTTTCAAAACAGGCATCCTCCGGAAGGACCTGGCGCCGACCCCGAACGGCGGCTCGAACCGTGACGCGAAAGCTTGTAAAGCTGCCCCAAGGGGGCTTGCAAGTCAAGCAGGAATACTCTATCTGCCTGACCTGGCAAGCCCTGCATAGCAAATCGAACGGGAGAAAAACAGATGGCCTCATGGGGCAAACTCACCTTCGCGCAGAAAAAATGCGTCACCGCCACGGGCAAGCTCATGCAGCAGACCGACATGGTCACCGGGGGAGCACGCATCGGCCTGGCCATCTCCGGCGGCGTGGACAGTTTCCTCATGCTCAAGGTCATGACCATTCGCCGGGCGATCATGCCCTTTCCGGTCGAACTGATGGCCCTGCACGTCAACCCGGGCTTCGACCCCGCCTCCCACAAACCGCTGGTCAAATGGTGCGCGGAGAACGGACTGGCCGCGCATGTGGAGCTGACCGACTTCGGGCCGCGCGCCCATGGCGAGGAAAACCGCAAGAATTCTCCGTGCTTCTGGTGTGCCATGCAACGCCGAAAGCGCCTCTTCGAGCTCTGCCGCAACTACGGCTTGACCCACCTGGCCTTCGGTCACAACGCCGACGACAACGTAGTCACATTCTTCATGAACGTGGTCCAAAACGGACGCGCCGACGGACTTTCCGCCAACGAACCGTTCTTCGGCGGCAAGCTCAAGGTCATCCGGCCGACCATGCTTCTGGACAAAAAAACCGTCATCAAGGCGGCCTCCCAGTGGGATCTGCCCATCTGGGAAAACGTCTGCCCTTCCAACGGATTCACCAAGCGGGACGAAATTCATGAATGGTTGCGGACCATGTGGAAAAAAGATAAACGCATAAAAAACAACATCTTCAATGCCATAACTCGGCAACAAGTCAACTTGACAAGTAAAAAAGTCTAGACTAAAAGTACTCAAAGCCCGTATCCGGCTGCTCTGCAAACTTCTAACATCCTGGAAAGGTAATGCTTTTCCGAAAATATCATATAGTTGTCTTTAAAGACAAACAGGGTTCGTGCAAGAAGTTCCAGCTTCGAGGCTGGTTTATCGTGTTTCTTTTCTTCCTGACGGTGTCCATGGCCGCGGGCAACGTCATCCTTTGGAACAAATACGCCGAGCACTCCCGCGTCGAGCAAGGCCTGAACATCGCGGAAAAAACCGTCCAGGAACAAAAGACCCAACTCCTCAGCCTGTCTCAAAAAATCACCTCCCTGCAGAGCAACCTGAACCGCATCCGCGATTTCGACTCCAAACTCCGGGTCATGATCAACCTGGATCAGGACGGCAGTCAGGCCGCCGCCCCCAAGGGCGGTCCCGCCAACGAAAATTTCTCCAAGGGCTACCTGCCCCTCTATCGCCAAGAACTGCTCGCCCGCAAAATGCATGAATTCTTGCGCCAGTTGAACGTTGAGGCGCGCCTCGAAGAGGTCCGCCAGCAGGAAATCATGCACACCCTGCGCTCCAATCAAAACATCCTCGAAGCCACTCCGTCCATCTGGCCGACCTCCGGCTGGGTGACCTCGGGCTTCGCCTGGCGCACCTCGCCCTTCACGGGCAAACGCGAATTCCACAAGGGACTGGACATCTCGGCCCCGCGCGGCACCCCTGTCTATGCCCCGGCCCGCGGCTCCGTGACCTTTGCGGGCCGCGACGGTTCCTACGGCCTGTCCATCCGCCTAAAGCACAATGCCAGCCTGTCCACCCGGTTCGCGCACCTCAACCGTATCGCCATCAAGAGCGGCCAGGAGGTCACCCGGGGAGAACTCATTGGCTATGTAGGCAATACCGGTCGCTCCACCGGCCCTCACCTGCACTATGAAGTCCGCCTGAACGGCGTGCCGGTGAACCCCAAACGGTACATCCTCAACTAAACCGGTCCCCGGTCCAAGAATGCTCCAGGCCCTTTTGGAATACGACATTCCAGGAGGGTCTGTTTGTTTCGGGACGCTCCGGATGACGCCCCGATTGGTTCGGGTTTTGCAGTGATGCGGTAATGGAGATTTTCGGATTTCAACCGAGCGACATGCTCAGCTACTTCCTGACGCTGTTCCGCATCAGCGTTGTTCTCTTTCTGCTGCCTTTTTTCGGAGGACAGTCCATCCCCAAAACGATCAAAGCGGCCCTGGTTTTGGTCCTGTCCATGGCCTTTTGGCCACAACTCTCCTTCCCCGGCTCCATGATGCCCACGGGCTGGAACATCGCGATCATGTTCCTCGGTGAATTGGTGCTCGGCCTGATTCTCGGCATGCTCGTCAATTTTTTGTTCGCCGCGGTCCAGTTGGGCGGCCAGATCATCGGCTTCCAGATGGGATTCGCCATGGTCAACGTGGTCGATCCCATCACCGGCACCAGCAACGCGGTCTCGGCTCATTTCCTGTACATGTGCACCATGCTGACCTTCCTGGTCCTTAACGGACACCTCTACCTGCTCAAGGCCGTGGGCACGAGCTTCCAATACATCCCGCCGGGCACTCTGTTGCTCCAGCCCGAACTGGCCGACCACATTTTCCACTTCTCCAACATCATGTTTACCCTGGCCATCAAGATTGCGGCCCCGGTCATGGCCTCCCTGTTCCTGGTGGACCTCTCCCTGGCGCTCATCTCGCGGGCCGCGCCCCAGATGCACGTGCTCGTTCTCGGCTTCCCCATCAAGATCACCGTGGGGTTCTTCTTCCTGGGATTCATCTTCAGCATCATGGCGTTATATGTGGGCGACTTCCTGTCCGGCCTGAACAACATGTACGACAACGTCATGAAGTTCGGCACGATAAACCTGCAATAGGAAACGACTGTCATGATCGGCCAGGACGACCCGAGTAAAACCGAAAAAGCCACATCCAAACGGCGCGACAAGCAACGCGGTGAAGGCAACGTCGCCAAGGGACAGGAAATCCCCAAGGTCATGACCCTGCTCGTCGGAGTCCTGTTCCTGCGCGCCACGATCGGCTTCTACCACAATCAGTTTACCGAGATATACCGCTGGACTTTCCTGGAAGCCATCAACTTCCAGTTGGACAAATCCATGGCGTATTCTCTGTTCACCTGGGGACTCGGAAAGCTGGCCCTCCTCGTGGTGCCGCTCATGCTGGTCCTTGCACTGATGTCCTTTCTCTCCATGCGGCTTCAGGTGGGCGCCCTGTGGACCTCCAAGCCCCTCCAACCGAAATTCGGCAAGCTGTTCAACATCGCAAACGGCATCAAGAAGCTCATGCTCAGCCCGGACGCCCTGCTCAAGCTGTGCAAGAGTTTGCTTCAGGCCATGGCCGTGGCCATAGCTCCTTACATTGTCATCAAGCAGGAGCTGCCCAACCTGCTGCCCCTGTTCCACGCCAACGTCCAGGGAATCATTATCTTTATCCTCTCGGCGGGCTACAAAATGGTCTGCTATGCGCTCGTCCCCATGCTGCTCATCGCCGTGGCCGACCTCGTCTACGAACGCTGGAACTACGAGGAACAGATCAAGATGACCAAGGACGAAATCAAGGACGAACGCAAACAGGCCGAAGGTGATCCGAGGATCAAGCAGAAGCAGCGCCAGAAGATGATGGAGGCCATAACCTCCCGCATGTTCCAGGACATCCCCAAGGCCGACGTGGTCATCACCAACCCGACCCATTACGCCGTTGCCCTCCAGTACGACCCGCTCAAGGCCCCCGCGCCCCTGGTCCTGGCCAAGGGCGTGAACAAGGTTGCCGAACGAATCAAGGAAGTTGCCCGGGAAAACTCCATCCCCATCGAAGAAAACAGACCCTTGGCACAGGCTTTGTATAAACAGGTGGAGATCGGAGAAACCATCCCGGAGGAACTGTTCCAGGCCGTGGCCGCGATTCTGGCAAAGCTGGAGAAATTCAAGCATCGCCAATAGTTGCACAGCCTGACACCTTCCCCGGAATCCACAGACAAACCATCCGAGAGGTGTCAAAAACATGGCCCAGCCTTCCGCCAAGACCGCGACCCCCAGAATCGACTACACCCAGTTCGCCAAACAGGGCGACATCCTCCTGGCCGGGGGTGTGGTGGTCATCCTCTTCGTGATGCTCATTCCCCTGCCCACTCCGTTCATCGACTTCATGCTCTCGGTTTCCATTTCCCTGGGGCTGGTCATTCTGGTCACCTCCATGTTCATGACCTCGCCGCTCGAATTCTCCATCTTCCCGTCGCTGCTGCTGGTCACCACCCTGCTCCGGCTGGCGCTGAACGTGGCCACCACCCGGGCCATCCTGCTGCACGGCGACGAGGGTACTTCAGCCGCAGGCTCGGTCATCCAAAGTTTCGGAGAATTCGTCGTCGGAGGCAATTACGTCATCGGCATCGTCATTTTCATGATCCTGTTCATCCTGAACAAGACCGTCATCGTCAGCGGTACCACCCGCATCGCCGAGGTAGCCGCCCGCTTCACCCTGGACGCCATGCCGGGCAAACAGATGGCCATTGAGGCCGACCTCAACGCCGGACTCATCGACGAGGAGCAAGCCACCCAAAAACGCGAGAACTTGCGTCGCGAGGCAGACTTTTACGGTGCCATGGACGGTGCGGGCAAGTTCGTGTCCGGAGACGTCAAGGCCGGCCTGATGATTACGGCCATCAACATCATCGGCGGCTTCCTCATCGGCGTGCTGCAAAAGGACATGCCGTGGATGGACGCGGCCCAGACCTACACCTTACTGACCATCGGTGACGGCCTGGTGGCCACCATTCCCTCGCTGATCATCTCCACGTCGGCGGGTATCATTGTCTCCCGCGCGGCCGCCGAGGCCAAGATGGGCGAGGAATTCATCGGCCAGCTCTCCTACCACCACCGGGCACTCAAGCTTGTTTCCGGCATCCTGGTGATCTTCGGCATCGTCCCGGGCATGCCGACCATCCCGTTCCTGACCCTGGCCGCCATCGTCTTCAGCGTGGCGCGGATCTCATCGCGCCAACAGCACCATCTTACCGTGACCCAGGACGAAAAGGAGCAGAAGCAGCCCACCACCTTGGATACTCCCGAGGAGGTCCAGGCCCTGCTGCCGCTCGATCAACTGGAGCTGGAAGTGGGCTACGGGCTTATTCCGCTGGTGGACGAGGAACAGAGCGGCAACCTGCTCTCGCGCATCCGCTCCATCCGCCGCCAGTTCGCCCTGGACATGGGCGTTGTCGTCCCGTCCCTGCATCTGCGCGACAACCTCCAACTCAAGCCCGGCGAATACCGCGTGCTCATCAAGGGCAACCCGGTGGCCGGTGCGGAACTGCTTATCGACCATTATCTGGCCATGGACCCGGGCGACGCCAAGCACCGTATAGAGGGCGTGGACACCGTGGAACCCGCCTTCAACCTCCCGGCCGTCTGGATTCCCGAGGCCCAGAAGGAAGAGGCCATGCTGGCTGGCTACACCGTGGTCGATCCGTCCACGGTCATCGCCACCCATCTGACCGAAATATTCCGCCGCAACCTGCACGAATTCCTCGGCCGCCAGGAGACGCAGGAACTGCTCAACAACCTGTCCAAGCGCGCGCCCAAGGCCGTGGAATCCCTGGTGCCCGCCGTGCTCAGCCTGGGCGGTGTGCAGAAGGTTCTCCAGGGACTGGTCCAGGAAAACGTATCCATTCGCGACCTGCTGACCATCGTGGAGACACTGGCCGATTACGGCACGGCCACCCAGGATCCGCACCAGCTCACGGAGTACGTCCGCGCCCGCATGGGCCGGACCATCGTCAAGCCATATCTCGGCGACAACGGGGTGTTGCCGATCATCACCCTGAACCCGCAGATCGACGAAATCCTGAACAACGCCATGCGCCCGGCCGAACAGGGCGGTTATCTGGCCTTGGAACCGGGCATGGCCCAGCAGATCATCCAGGCCATCAACCGCTCCACAGAGGATGCCATGGTGGCCGACGGCCAGCCCATCCTGCTGGTCACCCCGCAACTCCGCTCCCAGCTCGCACAGCTCCTGACCCGGTTCATCCCGACCCTGCCGGTGATCTCCCAGGCCGAGATTCCGGCGGACGTCAAAATTCAGTCAGTCGCAACCGTTGAACTCTAGGACCAGATTATGAGAATGAAGACTTACCGGGCGGCCACGTCCACGGCCGCATTCGCCAAGGTCAAATCCGAACTCGGTGATGAGGCCGTCATCCTGTCCAACAAGACCGTCACGGAGAACGGCTGCAAATGCTGCGAGATAGTGGCCGCCGTGGAAAGCGACATCCGACCGCGCCGCCCGCAACAAGACACCAAGGAAGACGTGGTGGACGCCGCACTTCGGGATTCGGTCGGCTGGCAACGCGAGTGGAGCCAGATCAAGGGACAGATACTGGCCCTGATGAAGCCACAGATGGACTTGAACCTCCTCTCGCCCAAGCAGCGCATCGCTCTGGAATATTTGGAACGCGAAGAAGTGGACGAACGGGTTTTGACCCACGTCTACTGCACCATGCGCGAGACCCGCGACCTGCCGGTAATGGGTGCCCTGGACCCGCTGCTCAAGGCCACTCCGTTCAAGGCCGGGACCTGGGCCAATACCTTTCACGCCTTTGCCGGACCCGGCGGTGCCGGAAAAACTTCCAGCCTGGTGCGCCTGGCCCTGCGCATGAAGAAGGAGCAGCCCCGCATGCGGCTGTGCCTGGCCACGGCTGACGGGGGACGGGGCAAGGGCCGCCTGGTCCTCAAGCACTACGCCGAACTGAGCGGCCTGGCCTTCCGCGAGATCATCACCAAGGAAGACTTCGCCCTGCTCCAAAGCGAGGCCCGGCAGTTCGACATGATTCTCATCGACCTGCCCGGCCTGTCCGGCCGGACCACGCTGGAGGAATGGTCGCATCTCTACGGCCTGGACGAGTGCCCCGACCTGTCCATCCACCTGGTCATGAATCCCTATTACAGCAAGGGCCAGTTCGAGCGTTTCGTGGACAAATACAAAAGTGAACAACTAGCCAGCGTTATCTGGACGAAACTCGACGAAGCCTGTACATTCGGGGCAATATTGAACATGGCGTTCGCCGGCGGACTGCCGGTTTCGGCCCTGTCGTACGCTCCCGGCCTGAAAAACAGCATCAGCCCGGCGTCGGAAGAGATGATCTGGCGACTTATGTTCATGCGCAAGCTGCCCGACGGCAACACACAACCCTAAGGAGCGCGTCACCGTCATGAGTTCGAATCTCCCCCTGGTCCTCTCCGTCACCTCCGGCAAAGGAGGCGTCGGCAAGACCAACATGTCGGTCAACCTGGCCTACTCCCTCAGCGCCGCGGGCAAGAACGTGGTCCTGCTGGACGCCGACCTGGGATTGGCCAACGTGGACGTCATCCTCGGTCTTGCCCCTGAGCACAATCTCTTCCACCTGTTCCACGAAGACATGACCCTGGATAAAATCCTCTTCGATACC is a window encoding:
- a CDS encoding tRNA 2-thiocytidine biosynthesis TtcA family protein, whose protein sequence is MASWGKLTFAQKKCVTATGKLMQQTDMVTGGARIGLAISGGVDSFLMLKVMTIRRAIMPFPVELMALHVNPGFDPASHKPLVKWCAENGLAAHVELTDFGPRAHGEENRKNSPCFWCAMQRRKRLFELCRNYGLTHLAFGHNADDNVVTFFMNVVQNGRADGLSANEPFFGGKLKVIRPTMLLDKKTVIKAASQWDLPIWENVCPSNGFTKRDEIHEWLRTMWKKDKRIKNNIFNAITRQQVNLTSKKV
- a CDS encoding flagellar biosynthesis protein FlhF encodes the protein MRMKTYRAATSTAAFAKVKSELGDEAVILSNKTVTENGCKCCEIVAAVESDIRPRRPQQDTKEDVVDAALRDSVGWQREWSQIKGQILALMKPQMDLNLLSPKQRIALEYLEREEVDERVLTHVYCTMRETRDLPVMGALDPLLKATPFKAGTWANTFHAFAGPGGAGKTSSLVRLALRMKKEQPRMRLCLATADGGRGKGRLVLKHYAELSGLAFREIITKEDFALLQSEARQFDMILIDLPGLSGRTTLEEWSHLYGLDECPDLSIHLVMNPYYSKGQFERFVDKYKSEQLASVIWTKLDEACTFGAILNMAFAGGLPVSALSYAPGLKNSISPASEEMIWRLMFMRKLPDGNTQP
- the flhB gene encoding flagellar biosynthesis protein FlhB, producing MIGQDDPSKTEKATSKRRDKQRGEGNVAKGQEIPKVMTLLVGVLFLRATIGFYHNQFTEIYRWTFLEAINFQLDKSMAYSLFTWGLGKLALLVVPLMLVLALMSFLSMRLQVGALWTSKPLQPKFGKLFNIANGIKKLMLSPDALLKLCKSLLQAMAVAIAPYIVIKQELPNLLPLFHANVQGIIIFILSAGYKMVCYALVPMLLIAVADLVYERWNYEEQIKMTKDEIKDERKQAEGDPRIKQKQRQKMMEAITSRMFQDIPKADVVITNPTHYAVALQYDPLKAPAPLVLAKGVNKVAERIKEVARENSIPIEENRPLAQALYKQVEIGETIPEELFQAVAAILAKLEKFKHRQ
- the flhA gene encoding flagellar biosynthesis protein FlhA, which produces MAQPSAKTATPRIDYTQFAKQGDILLAGGVVVILFVMLIPLPTPFIDFMLSVSISLGLVILVTSMFMTSPLEFSIFPSLLLVTTLLRLALNVATTRAILLHGDEGTSAAGSVIQSFGEFVVGGNYVIGIVIFMILFILNKTVIVSGTTRIAEVAARFTLDAMPGKQMAIEADLNAGLIDEEQATQKRENLRREADFYGAMDGAGKFVSGDVKAGLMITAINIIGGFLIGVLQKDMPWMDAAQTYTLLTIGDGLVATIPSLIISTSAGIIVSRAAAEAKMGEEFIGQLSYHHRALKLVSGILVIFGIVPGMPTIPFLTLAAIVFSVARISSRQQHHLTVTQDEKEQKQPTTLDTPEEVQALLPLDQLELEVGYGLIPLVDEEQSGNLLSRIRSIRRQFALDMGVVVPSLHLRDNLQLKPGEYRVLIKGNPVAGAELLIDHYLAMDPGDAKHRIEGVDTVEPAFNLPAVWIPEAQKEEAMLAGYTVVDPSTVIATHLTEIFRRNLHEFLGRQETQELLNNLSKRAPKAVESLVPAVLSLGGVQKVLQGLVQENVSIRDLLTIVETLADYGTATQDPHQLTEYVRARMGRTIVKPYLGDNGVLPIITLNPQIDEILNNAMRPAEQGGYLALEPGMAQQIIQAINRSTEDAMVADGQPILLVTPQLRSQLAQLLTRFIPTLPVISQAEIPADVKIQSVATVEL
- the fliR gene encoding flagellar biosynthetic protein FliR encodes the protein MEIFGFQPSDMLSYFLTLFRISVVLFLLPFFGGQSIPKTIKAALVLVLSMAFWPQLSFPGSMMPTGWNIAIMFLGELVLGLILGMLVNFLFAAVQLGGQIIGFQMGFAMVNVVDPITGTSNAVSAHFLYMCTMLTFLVLNGHLYLLKAVGTSFQYIPPGTLLLQPELADHIFHFSNIMFTLAIKIAAPVMASLFLVDLSLALISRAAPQMHVLVLGFPIKITVGFFFLGFIFSIMALYVGDFLSGLNNMYDNVMKFGTINLQ
- a CDS encoding M23 family metallopeptidase, with the translated sequence MLFRKYHIVVFKDKQGSCKKFQLRGWFIVFLFFLTVSMAAGNVILWNKYAEHSRVEQGLNIAEKTVQEQKTQLLSLSQKITSLQSNLNRIRDFDSKLRVMINLDQDGSQAAAPKGGPANENFSKGYLPLYRQELLARKMHEFLRQLNVEARLEEVRQQEIMHTLRSNQNILEATPSIWPTSGWVTSGFAWRTSPFTGKREFHKGLDISAPRGTPVYAPARGSVTFAGRDGSYGLSIRLKHNASLSTRFAHLNRIAIKSGQEVTRGELIGYVGNTGRSTGPHLHYEVRLNGVPVNPKRYILN